A genomic segment from Chelonoidis abingdonii isolate Lonesome George chromosome 24, CheloAbing_2.0, whole genome shotgun sequence encodes:
- the TMEM250 gene encoding transmembrane protein 250 codes for MPVIPIPRRVRSFHGPHTTCLHSACGPVRTTHLVRTKYNNFDIYLKSRWMYGFIRFLLYFSCSLFTSILWVALSILFCLQYLGIRIFLRFQYKLSIILLLLGRRRVDFSLMNELLIYGIHVTMLLVGGLGWCFMVFVDM; via the coding sequence ATGCCTGTAATCCCCATTCCCCGCCGTGTCCGTTCTTTCCACGGCCCCCACACAACATGTCTGCATTCAGCCTGTGGCCCAGTAAGGACCACTCACTTGGTGCGCACCAAGTACAACAACTTCGACATCTATCTGAAATCCCGATGGATGTATGGATTCATTCGTTTCCTGCTGTACTTCAGCTGCAGCCTGTTTACCTCCATCCTCTGGGTGGCGCTTTCTATCTTGTTTTGCCTTCAGTACCTGGGCATCCGGATCTTTCTGCGTTTCCAGTACAAACTCTCCATCATCCTCCTCTTGTTGGGGCGAAGGCGGGTGGACTTCAGCCTCATGAATGAACTGCTCATCTATGGAATTCACGTGACCATGCTGCtagtgggggggctgggctggtgttTCATGGTGTTTGTGGATATGTAA